One window from the genome of Elaeis guineensis isolate ETL-2024a chromosome 5, EG11, whole genome shotgun sequence encodes:
- the LOC140857959 gene encoding uncharacterized protein, giving the protein MACGSAKVIWDFLKAEYQRAERIRSMKVLNLIREFERLQIKESETIKEYSDKLIGIANKARVLGTDLTDNRLVQKILVSLPERFEATIASLENTKDLSQIKLAKLLSALQAQEKRRLMRQEESVEGALQAKIQQNFGGKSKKLKGKKGYGSGSEAVAGEGSASISNNSKGGRYPPCQHYGK; this is encoded by the coding sequence ATGGCTTGTGGATCAGCCAAAGTTATTTGGGACTTCCTCAAAGCTGAGTATCAAAGAGCTGAGAGGATTAGAAGCATGAAGGTGCTGAATCTGATCAGAGAGTTTGAAAGACTGCAGATAAAGGAGTCTGAGACAATCAAGGAGTATTCTGACAAGTTGATAGGTATTGCTAACAAGGCAAGAGTTCTTGGCACTGACCTCACTGATAATAGGCTAGTGCAGAAGATTCTTGTTTCTTTGCCTGAAAGGTTTGAGGCAACCATTGCCTCTTTGGAGAATACCAAGGATTTGTCTCAGATCAAATTGGCAAAATTACTTAGTGCTCTGCAAGCACAAGAGAAAAGGAGGTTGATGAGGCAAGAAGAAAGTGTAGAAGGagctttgcaggccaaaattcAGCAGAATTTTGGGGGAAAAAGTAAGAAGCTAAAAGGGAAGAAAGGGTATGGTAGTGGTTCTGAAGCTGTTGCAGGTGAGGGCAGTGCAAGCATCTCAAACAACAGCAAAGGGGGAAGATATCCTCCATGTCAGCACTATGGAAAATGA